The following is a genomic window from Spirochaetota bacterium.
AAAAAAACCCGGGAGCGGGCGCGACGACGCGGAACACATGGAGGCGATGATGCTCACCACCCAGATACAGAAGGAATCGAGCATGCTCGCGGAAACCATGCAGGCCGAGCTCGCCAGGCTCCTCACCGATCACAAGGCCCGGGGTGTCAGGAAGGCGGACTTTTTCGTGCTCAGGGGCTCGCTCATGCCGGCGATCCTGGTGGAGATAGGCTTCATCACGAACAGCGCCGAGCGGGCAAGTCTGCAGAAAGACGCATACCAGGACCGCGTGGCGGAGGCCCTGTACCACGGCGTGGCGGCCTTCCTAAAAAAATACAACTCGGGTTCAAAAAACAAATGACAGCAGGGGCGCCGGTTGGGTATTGTAGCGTGCTCAGGGATTGGGGCCGATACACACTACAGCGCGCGGGACAGGCATGAAGAAGATCAATACCGAAAAGATAAAACAGAAGGCGAGGGAATACGCCCTCCTCGCGAAGGAAAAGGGGCTCGAGCTCTGGGCGCGCGCCGAATCCGACAGGATCGAACGCAACAGGATGCTTGTCCTGGGCATCTCGCTCGCCCTCATCTTCAATTACGTCGTGTTCTGCTTTCATACGGGGAAAAGCGTCTTCGACATATTCCCCTCGTTCCCCGTCATCGACACGCGCGACGAACTCGTCGTCTACATTCCCGACACCGACGGCAAGACCCTGTTGAAAGAGACACGCAATATCCCCGCGCTCGACGACCGCGATGAACTGGTCAGGCTCCTCTTCAAGTCCGTCGCCGTCGGCTCCTATTACGAAAATACCTCCATGGCGGTCCCGGCGGACCTGGGCGTGCGGGGCGTATGGTTTTTCGAGGAGACCTGCGTGATCGACCTGGGGCTGGCGGTGCTCAGGGAAAACGCCGAATCGATCCCCGGGAGCGAGTCGAACTTCCGGCTGGCGGTTGAGAAGACCATCACCGAAAATATTCCCGGCATTAAAAGTGTAATGATTTTAGAGAGGGGAATTCCCGGCAAAAACCTGTGGGAAGTCGCATCGAAGAAGCGCTGACACCCGAGCACCCCGCCGTTTGCATACCCGGTCTCTTCCAAGGACCAAAAACGCAACTTCCTGAAAAGCGATAGCCCTGTTTAATTACCGGGTCGGGGAGGCGGTTTACCCGGGCCATTCGCCGTGGAAGACCTCCACCGCCGGGCCTGTGAGATACACGCGGTTGTCGGACTCGCGCCATTCCGTGAACAGGTCTCCGCCCGAAAGGTGCACCAGCGCCTGGCGGATCGTTCGTCCCGTGAGGACGCCCGCGACCGTGACGGCCGATGCGCCCGTACCGCAGGCGAGCGTCTCGCCCGAGCCGCGCTCCCAAGTCCGCTGTATCGCCTCCGACGGGCTCACGACCTGCACGAACTCGACGTTGGTCCTGTTGGGGAACAGGTCGTGGTTCTCGATCATGGGACCGTATTTTTCCACGGGAAATTTTTTCACGTCCTCGACGTAGATGATCGCGTGGGGATTCCCCATGGAGACCGCGGTGATTTCGAATTTCACCCCGTCGTCGAGCATGAGCGTCTCGGCGATCACCATGCCCGGAGCGCCCTTCATGGGAATACGCTCGCGCTGGAGAACCGGCTCGCCCATATCTACGCGCACCGTGTTCACCTTCCCGCCGCGCACGAAGAGGTCCAGGTGTTTAATGCCCGCGAGCGTTTCCACGGAGATGCGTTTTTCCTTTGTGAGCTCGCGGTCGTAGACGTACTTCGCGAAGCAGCGGATGCCGTTCCCGCACATCTCGGCCTCGCTGCCGTCGGCGTTGAACATCCGCATCATGAAGTCGGCCTTTTTCGATTTGAGGATGAGTATGAGGCCGTCGGAGCCGATCCCCGTATGCCGGTCGCTCATCTGCACGGCGAGCTTCACCGGGGACTTCACGGGCGTGCCGCGCGCGTCAAGGTAGATGTAATCGTTCCCAATCCCGTGCATCTTGGTGAATTTGATCATCGCTCCGGCTCCGCACATTTGTTTGCGCGAATATTCGCACGCTCATAAGTAAGTACGCCGAATACGCACTGTCAAGCACTCTTTCCCCCGTCCCCAGCGGGGCATTTCCCTTGATTTTTAAGCGGGCAGGACGATAATTGTTTTGAGAGAACCGGATGAAACGCGCGCCCTGGATACACATTGGAATCATCCTGTTCGCCCTGTTATGCGGGGCGGGCATCATCTGGAGCCTTGTCTTCAGCCGGGGAGACGCGCCCGTGCTCGTTACCGACGGCCTTCCGTCATGGCGCGCCAAGGGCTCGGAGGACCGGTCCCGGAACAATTCGGTCCCGGTGCTCCTGTATCATAACATCGACGGCGCGGGGGGTTACTCCCTGGATTACGAAAAGCTCCGCGCACAATTCGAACTGCTGCGGACCATGGGGGTTCACCTGGTCAGGCTCGATACGCTCGTCGAGCATGTCGCCCTGGGCAAAGCCCTCCCCCGCAAGACCGTCGCGATCTCCTTCGACGATGATTTTTTCTCCTTCTATGAGAAGCTCTTACCCCTGGCGAGGGAATTCGGCTACCCCGTCACGCTGTTCGTATATACCTCGCAGATATTCAACCGCGGCGACAGGAACCTCACCTGGAAGCGCCTGCTCGAAATGGAGCGCGCGGGAATCTCCATACAGTGCCACTCGGCGACGCATCCGGACCTGGTGAGACTCCTGGAAAAGAACACGCCCGAATCGCGCCAGAAGCTCTTCGAGGAAATTTATCTTGCCAAAAGGAAGATGGAGCTTTACCTGGGAAAAGAAATTCGCTATTTCGCGTTTCCGTACGGGCGCTTCACGACGACGCTTGCCGAGCTCTGCCGCGAGGCGGGCTTCGAGCGCACCTTCTCCACCGAGGACGGGACCAATATCATGACGCGCAACAATTTCTGCCTGCGAAGACGGCACATCAAGAAGGACGATTCCGAGGAGACGGTCCGCGCGATCGTCGAGTGAGCCCCATGGATCTTGTACACTGCTACTCCCTGCTCGAGGTCCCCGCGACCGCCACCGACGAAGAGGTCGCGAAGGCCTTCAAGAAGCTCGCCCATCGCCTGCACCCGGACAAGAACCAGAACCGGATCGAGTGGGCCACCCGCGCGATGGCGAACCTGAACATCGCCTACACCACGATCACGAGCCACCGCTTCGAGAACGCCCAGCAGGCCGAACCCCACGAGGAGGAGCGCCCCGCCGCGCAGCCGCCCCGCCCGGAACCCGCGCGCGCCCGCGCCGCGTCCGCCCAGGACTACCGGGAAAACCTCCAGGACGACATCATCACGAACCGGTTCATCCAGTCGCGCGAAACCGCGAAGGACGCGCTCTACCGTTATTTCCAGTACAGCCTGTACAACATGTTCCGCCGGGAAAACCCGATCAACCGCGGCATCTTCAACGAGGTGGTGACGACGCTCCGGAAATGCTTTCACGAGATCAAGAAGCTCACCCCCCTCACCCGGGACCGCGAGCTCCTGGAGCATTTCGCGGTATTCGGGGAAATGATCTTCAATTTCTACCGGTCCTCCGAATGTGTGACGATCCCGGATTCCTACGCGAGCATGCTCGACGTGGAGGCCTACCGCATGTACCGGCGCGGGGACGAGGCGCTGCACATCGCCCACAAGGAGCTCTTCTACGACCGGCACAACCGCGGAAGCTTCCGGCGCGACATCGTCGAGGCGCACATCCTCAAGGCCGCCCATCACTTCAAGGACGGGCTCACGGGCTACCCCGAGTCCACCTGGGAGGTCGAGACGCGCATCAAGCTCGAGTACGCCGTCGCGCTTCGAAAATACCTTGCGCTCTTCTTCACCGGCTCCGATAACTGACAAGCCCACACTCCACCGCGCGAGGTTCTCTCCACCATGCATACCGGCTCCGAGCTCATCACCATCCTGGGAATCGCGACGGGGCTCGCGATGGACGCCTTCAGCGTGTGCCTCGCGGCCGGGCTCGTCATCCCGGAGCCCACGCGGCGGCACTATTTCCGCCTCTCGTTCCATTTCGGGCTCTTCCAGTTCATGATGCCCATCCTGGGCTACTTCGCCGGCAGCCTCGTCGAGACGCTCATAGCGGACTATGACCACTGGGTCGCGCTGGGTCTCCTCGCGGCCATAGGCGGGAAGATGGTGGTGGAGTCGTTCGGGGAAAAGCACGGGGGGTCCGATACCGCTCCCGATCCGTCGCGCGGGTGGTCGCTCGTCGTGCTCTCGATCGCGACGAGCATAGACGCCCTGGCCGTGGGGCTTTCCATGGGTATGATGGCAAAGCCCATCCTCGTACCGAGCATCATCATCGGGATTATCTGCGCCGCGTTCTCCATCCTGGGCCTTCGCCTGGGCCGGCACGCCGGCGCCCTCCTGGGCAATCGCGTGGAACGCGCCGGGGGAATCCTCCTCATCGCGATCGGCGTGAAGATCGTGCTGGAGCATATCGGCATCATTTGAGCTTTATTCCGCGCCCGCCCGTTCCGATACTGTACTAGACCCTCTCCCGGCCTCCCCCTTGGAAGAAAGGGGAGGGGTAATATTCGAACCTGGGGCTTTCAATGGGGCGGGCACAAGAAATGGAAATCTCAGATTGAGTGGTAAGCCGTTAACGGAGAGCCGCTATTCCGGCATTGGATTTTTTGTTGATGCGGTACTGTCATTTCGAACCCCGTTTTCCGGCGTGAGAAATCTTGCAAGCATCATTGTA
Proteins encoded in this region:
- a CDS encoding diaminopimelate epimerase is translated as MKFTKMHGIGNDYIYLDARGTPVKSPVKLAVQMSDRHTGIGSDGLILILKSKKADFMMRMFNADGSEAEMCGNGIRCFAKYVYDRELTKEKRISVETLAGIKHLDLFVRGGKVNTVRVDMGEPVLQRERIPMKGAPGMVIAETLMLDDGVKFEITAVSMGNPHAIIYVEDVKKFPVEKYGPMIENHDLFPNRTNVEFVQVVSPSEAIQRTWERGSGETLACGTGASAVTVAGVLTGRTIRQALVHLSGGDLFTEWRESDNRVYLTGPAVEVFHGEWPG
- a CDS encoding polysaccharide deacetylase family protein, which produces MKRAPWIHIGIILFALLCGAGIIWSLVFSRGDAPVLVTDGLPSWRAKGSEDRSRNNSVPVLLYHNIDGAGGYSLDYEKLRAQFELLRTMGVHLVRLDTLVEHVALGKALPRKTVAISFDDDFFSFYEKLLPLAREFGYPVTLFVYTSQIFNRGDRNLTWKRLLEMERAGISIQCHSATHPDLVRLLEKNTPESRQKLFEEIYLAKRKMELYLGKEIRYFAFPYGRFTTTLAELCREAGFERTFSTEDGTNIMTRNNFCLRRRHIKKDDSEETVRAIVE
- a CDS encoding J domain-containing protein is translated as MDLVHCYSLLEVPATATDEEVAKAFKKLAHRLHPDKNQNRIEWATRAMANLNIAYTTITSHRFENAQQAEPHEEERPAAQPPRPEPARARAASAQDYRENLQDDIITNRFIQSRETAKDALYRYFQYSLYNMFRRENPINRGIFNEVVTTLRKCFHEIKKLTPLTRDRELLEHFAVFGEMIFNFYRSSECVTIPDSYASMLDVEAYRMYRRGDEALHIAHKELFYDRHNRGSFRRDIVEAHILKAAHHFKDGLTGYPESTWEVETRIKLEYAVALRKYLALFFTGSDN
- a CDS encoding manganese efflux pump; this encodes MHTGSELITILGIATGLAMDAFSVCLAAGLVIPEPTRRHYFRLSFHFGLFQFMMPILGYFAGSLVETLIADYDHWVALGLLAAIGGKMVVESFGEKHGGSDTAPDPSRGWSLVVLSIATSIDALAVGLSMGMMAKPILVPSIIIGIICAAFSILGLRLGRHAGALLGNRVERAGGILLIAIGVKIVLEHIGII